The Acidobacteriota bacterium genome window below encodes:
- a CDS encoding NAD(+)/NADH kinase — translation MQINNCLVIVKQTALSQGGRAASFAHSGDATARRIVQADAEHQHTIDAVRQALSKRKITFGEASLTNLDARVKGQLAISDLVITIGGDGTTLGASHYVRGGALIGVNSAPGDSVGHFCSVNRKNFVQKLDAILSGKVKPKELARLQIGLDEKPLPELALNDVLIVHECPASTTRYLLKVGRREEEHRSSGIWISTAAGSTAGIGSAGGRKMPLGSQRIQYLVRELYREPKRRYALARGFIEASGEIIVASKMAAGELYIDGAKTRYEFPFGARAKISVAQSALRLFL, via the coding sequence ATGCAAATCAACAATTGTCTGGTCATCGTCAAACAAACCGCGCTATCGCAAGGTGGGCGCGCGGCCAGTTTTGCGCACAGTGGAGATGCGACGGCCAGGCGAATTGTGCAAGCCGATGCCGAACATCAGCACACAATTGACGCGGTGCGGCAGGCGCTGAGCAAACGGAAGATTACTTTTGGCGAAGCATCTCTCACCAATCTGGATGCGCGCGTCAAAGGCCAACTGGCCATCAGCGATTTGGTCATTACCATCGGAGGCGATGGCACGACGCTCGGCGCGTCGCATTATGTTCGTGGAGGCGCACTCATTGGCGTCAATTCCGCTCCGGGCGACAGCGTAGGCCATTTCTGCTCGGTCAACCGAAAGAACTTTGTTCAGAAATTGGATGCGATCTTGTCCGGCAAAGTGAAACCGAAAGAACTGGCTCGGTTGCAAATCGGGCTGGATGAAAAGCCGCTGCCGGAATTGGCGCTCAACGACGTGCTGATCGTCCACGAATGCCCGGCTTCGACGACGCGGTATCTGCTCAAAGTCGGTCGGCGAGAAGAAGAACATCGCAGTTCCGGCATTTGGATTTCGACGGCGGCGGGTTCAACCGCCGGAATCGGTTCCGCAGGCGGGAGGAAAATGCCGCTTGGTTCCCAACGGATTCAATACCTGGTGCGCGAACTGTACCGCGAACCCAAACGCCGTTACGCATTGGCGCGCGGCTTTATCGAAGCAAGCGGGGAAATCATCGTCGCGTCAAAGATGGCCGCGGGCGAGTTGTACATTGACGGCGCAAAGACCCGGTATGAATTCCCGTTTGGCGCGCGCGCAAAAATCTCCGTGGCGCAATCCGCCTTACGGCTTTTCCTGTAG
- a CDS encoding class I SAM-dependent methyltransferase, translating to MNFKKLALIAVLLSCSAIAFAQQPQGQSRGTRSADEYIKLLESERRQSELQVARVIETLKIKPGERVADIGSGSGLFTRPLAKQLGAKGIVYAVDIDPELLKHVEKTAAEQHLMNIKPILAAEDDPKLPEKVDLIVIIDTLHHIANQPTYLKGLKKYLKAGGRIALIDFSKTWPAGHEKMVYKVEDLDGWMKAAGYKQIEKYDFLDNDFFVVYQ from the coding sequence ATGAACTTCAAAAAACTCGCCCTCATCGCAGTGCTGCTGTCTTGCAGCGCCATCGCGTTTGCGCAACAACCCCAAGGCCAATCGCGCGGCACTCGTTCTGCGGACGAATACATCAAGCTGCTGGAATCCGAACGTCGCCAATCCGAACTCCAAGTCGCCAGGGTCATTGAAACCCTGAAGATCAAACCGGGTGAGCGCGTCGCCGACATTGGTTCCGGCTCCGGTTTGTTCACGCGGCCTCTGGCAAAACAACTTGGAGCGAAAGGCATTGTCTACGCCGTGGATATTGACCCGGAGTTGCTGAAGCACGTCGAAAAGACCGCCGCCGAACAACATCTGATGAACATCAAACCGATTCTGGCCGCCGAAGACGATCCGAAGCTGCCGGAAAAAGTAGATTTGATTGTCATCATTGATACCTTGCACCACATCGCCAATCAGCCGACGTATCTGAAAGGTTTGAAAAAATACCTGAAGGCGGGTGGCCGCATCGCGTTGATTGATTTCAGCAAAACCTGGCCCGCCGGACACGAAAAGATGGTCTACAAAGTGGAAGACCTGGACGGATGGATGAAAGCCGCAGGCTACAAGCAAATCGAAAAATACGATTTCCTCGACAACGATTTCTTCGTGGTTTATCAGTAA
- a CDS encoding LamG domain-containing protein: MKRFSIIRNLIIVTFFLFSAYGSAFAVPNGVGGLSNPNSVVCAKDASGNLWCDKTNSAGVFNIIGGVVAPTTNWGPFPLHGLLTIYNIACPNNGMQVDRDGPSGLGGPWLDVSCKDCVVAPTGMVAWYPLDESGGTTAHELTQLGFGFPNPLYNASPLDGKFYGSPTFLTGANGWVANALKLDGVNDYVEAAHNSALNFGTGDFSIDCWVKIDHPNDTANAIRVIVEKREQVSGSDYRGYSLFLYKGKLSLQLAGGNYANYVSGLPVPADGLWHFVAVTVDRDNVGTFYLSQGTQGGFTIQTEIFDPTKVTGSLDNSRPLRIGSLTLGGPTQLFKGSIDEVELFNRALAGYEIESLIYAGRYGKCKPCFICQ, encoded by the coding sequence ATGAAACGCTTCAGCATCATTCGTAATTTGATTATCGTGACATTTTTTCTTTTCTCAGCTTATGGCAGCGCCTTCGCCGTTCCCAACGGCGTCGGAGGACTGTCCAACCCCAACTCAGTCGTTTGCGCCAAAGACGCCAGCGGCAATTTGTGGTGCGACAAAACCAATTCCGCCGGAGTCTTCAACATCATCGGCGGCGTGGTCGCTCCGACAACCAATTGGGGACCATTTCCGCTCCACGGTTTGCTGACGATTTACAACATCGCCTGCCCCAACAACGGCATGCAGGTTGACCGCGACGGCCCCAGCGGATTGGGCGGCCCCTGGCTGGACGTCAGTTGTAAAGATTGCGTCGTTGCCCCAACTGGAATGGTAGCCTGGTATCCGCTCGACGAAAGCGGCGGAACCACTGCGCACGAACTGACGCAACTGGGCTTCGGTTTTCCCAACCCGCTGTACAACGCCAGTCCGCTGGACGGCAAATTCTATGGCTCGCCCACCTTCCTCACCGGCGCCAACGGTTGGGTCGCCAACGCCTTGAAGCTGGATGGTGTCAATGATTACGTGGAAGCGGCGCACAATTCCGCGCTCAATTTCGGCACCGGCGATTTTTCGATTGATTGCTGGGTGAAGATTGATCATCCGAACGACACGGCCAACGCCATTCGCGTGATCGTTGAAAAACGCGAACAGGTTTCCGGTTCGGATTATCGCGGATACAGCCTGTTCCTTTACAAAGGCAAACTATCGCTGCAACTCGCCGGTGGCAATTACGCCAACTATGTTTCGGGCCTGCCGGTTCCGGCTGATGGGTTGTGGCATTTCGTAGCCGTCACTGTGGATCGCGACAATGTGGGCACGTTTTATCTGAGCCAGGGCACGCAGGGAGGTTTCACCATCCAGACGGAAATTTTCGATCCGACCAAAGTCACTGGCAGTTTGGACAACTCTCGTCCGTTGCGCATCGGCAGTTTGACGCTTGGCGGGCCGACACAATTGTTCAAAGGCAGCATTGACGA